From Salvia splendens isolate huo1 chromosome 16, SspV2, whole genome shotgun sequence, a single genomic window includes:
- the LOC121771896 gene encoding uncharacterized protein LOC121771896 — MHETFTRNAGQSRGPNAGASIAQQEGGQPTVKPQRGPVMGGALDVYNFLDDIPILGIDTNSNLEDIDEEFPEVDLAVLEEGDFPDMAATAEQEEPPDLAEQEEPPELAEQEEPPAPEPPSRPKRARVMPARYRD, encoded by the exons ATGCACGAGACGTTCACTAGAAATGCAGGGCAGTCTAGAGGACCAAATGCTGGGGCTTCAATAGCACAACAGGAGGGAGGTCAACCTACAGTAAAG CCTCAACGTGGCCCTGTGATGGGAGGAGCACTTGACGTTTACaattttttggatgatattCCTATTTTAGGAATAGACACAAACTCGAACTTGGAAGACATTGATGAAGAATTTCCTGAAGTAGACTTAGCCGTTTTGGAAGAG GGTGATTTTCCTGACATGGCCGCCACAGCTGAGCAAGAGGAGCCTCCGGATTTGGCTGAGCAAGAGGAGCCTCCGGAGTTGGCTGAGCAAGAGGAGCCTCCGGCTCCGGAGCCCCCTTCACGACCTAAGCGGGCTAGAGTGATGCCGGCCCGATACAGGGACTAG
- the LOC121771897 gene encoding beta-fructofuranosidase, insoluble isoenzyme CWINV1-like → MPCLDIFGISDPNGPMIYKGIYHLFYQYNPTGAVPGNIVWAHSTSRDLINWTPHPLALSRDTPHDTNGCWSGSATLLPNGEPVLVYTGVNTHNQQVQNLAIPKNPSDPNLIEWFKPPYNPVIAPTQQNMINATSFRDPTTAWLGRDGLWRLIVGNKIGQNGRMLMFMSRDFVHWFQSRQPLYSRRDTGMWECPDFYPVSTEGEGGVETSAVGRGVKHVLKASMNDGFFDTYAIGSYDVGRDVFVPERGSLRLDSEMRYDHGKFYASKTFFDSSMKRRVLWGWINESTDAATDTSKGWSGLQAIPRKIWLHKSGKQLVQWPVKEIEKLREGRVIFPTKELKGGSVL, encoded by the exons ATGCCTTGTCTTGACATCTTTGGAATCTCAGATCCTAATG GGCCAATGATATACAAAGGAATCTACCACTTATTCTACCAATACAACCCCACAGGAGCAGTGCCAGGAAACATAGTTTGGGCACACTCCACATCAAGGGATCTCATCAACTGGACACCTCACCCCCTGGCTCTCTCCCGGGACACCCCACACGACACCAACGGTTGCTGGTCAGGCTCAGCCACGCTCCTCCCCAATGGCGAACCGGTCCTTGTCTACACAGGTGTCAACACACACAACCAACAAGTACAAAATCTTGCAATCCCAAAAAATCCCTCTGATCCAAACCTCATAGAGTGGTTCAAGCCACCGTACAATCCTGTCATCGCGCCAACGCAGCAGAACATGATCAACGCCACCTCGTTCAGGGACCCCACCACGGCCTGGCTGGGCCGTGATGGGCTCTGGAGGTTGATAGTTGGCAACAAAATAGGCCAAAATGGGAGAATGCTTATGTTTATGAGTAGGGATTTTGTGCACTGGTTTCAAAGTAGGCAGCCATTGTACTCAAGGAGGGATACCGGCATGTGGGAGTGCCCAGATTTCTACCCTGTCTCGACTGAAGGCGAGGGTGGGGTCGAGACATCCGCGGTCGGGAGAGGGGTGAAGCATGTGCTGAAAGCTAGCATGAATGATGGATTCTTTGACACTTATGCTATTGGGAGTTATGATGTTGGGAGGGATGTGTTTGTTCCGGAGAGAGGCTCGTTGAGGCTCGACTCGGAGATGAGATATGATCATGGGAAGTTCTATGCTTCAAAGACCTTCTTTGATAGCTCAATGAAGAGGAGGGTCTTGTGGGGTTGGATCAATGAATCTACTGATGCTGCCACTGATACCAGCAAGGGCTGGTCTGGCCTTCAG GCAATTCCTAggaagatttggcttcacaaatCAGGAAAGCAATTGGTGCAATGGCCAGTTAAGGAAATTGAAAAGTTGAGAGAAGGGAGAGTGATATTTCCCACCAAAGAGCTAAAAGGAGGATCAGTTCTTTAA
- the LOC121770630 gene encoding putative F-box/LRR-repeat protein 23 isoform X2 — MERFDELFSLYHSFPLCDNPHILGKRNRDPPSSQIRLHTRKFDGNDPPGLYNIDEYFEFYATPPDERMRLMGLLMEGEASKWFRWMRNTVLLPVVASVSVAASTPPPPWIELPSDVTANILQRLGAEGILTSAQQVCTAWWKVSKDPSLWRVIDFSNPRQGLFNDRYDAMCRRAVYRSQGQLVDLTIQYFGDDALMDYIADRRLCS; from the exons ATGGAACGATTTGATGAGTTATTCTCTCTATATCACTCCTTCCCTCTGTGTGATAACCCTCATATCCTTGGAAAACGCAATCGCGATCCACCTTCTTCCCAAATCCGCCTCCATACTCGTAAATTCGATGGCAACGATCCCCCTGGCCTCTACAACATCGACGAATACTTCGAATTCTACGCCACTCCTCCCGACGAGCGAATGCGATTAATGGGTCTACTCATGGAAGGCGAAGCTTCAAAGTGGTTCCGGTGGATGCGGAACACCGTCCTTCTGCCGGTGGTTGCTTCAGTCTCAGTCGCTGCCTCTACGCCGCCGCCGCCATGGATCGAACTGCCTAGCGATGTAACGGCCAATATACTGCAGAGGCTGGGGGCGGAGGGGATTCTGACAAGTGCACAGCAAGTATGTACGGCATGGTGGAAGGTTTCCAAGGATCCCTCCTTGTGGCGAGTAATCGATTTCTCCAACCCTAGGCAGGGGCTTTTCAATGACCGCTACGATGCTATGTGCCGCCGCGCGGTGTATCGTAGTCAAGGACAATTGGTCGACCTCACCATCCAGTACTTCGGCGACGATGCACTCATGGACTACATCGCCGATCG GAGATTGTGCAGTTAG
- the LOC121770630 gene encoding putative F-box/LRR-repeat protein 9 isoform X1: protein MERFDELFSLYHSFPLCDNPHILGKRNRDPPSSQIRLHTRKFDGNDPPGLYNIDEYFEFYATPPDERMRLMGLLMEGEASKWFRWMRNTVLLPVVASVSVAASTPPPPWIELPSDVTANILQRLGAEGILTSAQQVCTAWWKVSKDPSLWRVIDFSNPRQGLFNDRYDAMCRRAVYRSQGQLVDLTIQYFGDDALMDYIADRSPNLKRLKLGTCFFISGDCAVRIVAKLLQLEELHFTIRPGLGAAHIERIGNSCPTLKSFSFNGFQSKLQRCEHNSINDRLFRNLHVGAISRSMPNLQHLQVFAHWMGNKGLELILDGCPRLESLDIRRCFDLDLHGDLGKRCRQQIKYLKLPTDSVSDVPWPNCDSGDPFSTSAFCFEHYEYDFYKECILYCHKHHIDPMSILQRLH, encoded by the exons ATGGAACGATTTGATGAGTTATTCTCTCTATATCACTCCTTCCCTCTGTGTGATAACCCTCATATCCTTGGAAAACGCAATCGCGATCCACCTTCTTCCCAAATCCGCCTCCATACTCGTAAATTCGATGGCAACGATCCCCCTGGCCTCTACAACATCGACGAATACTTCGAATTCTACGCCACTCCTCCCGACGAGCGAATGCGATTAATGGGTCTACTCATGGAAGGCGAAGCTTCAAAGTGGTTCCGGTGGATGCGGAACACCGTCCTTCTGCCGGTGGTTGCTTCAGTCTCAGTCGCTGCCTCTACGCCGCCGCCGCCATGGATCGAACTGCCTAGCGATGTAACGGCCAATATACTGCAGAGGCTGGGGGCGGAGGGGATTCTGACAAGTGCACAGCAAGTATGTACGGCATGGTGGAAGGTTTCCAAGGATCCCTCCTTGTGGCGAGTAATCGATTTCTCCAACCCTAGGCAGGGGCTTTTCAATGACCGCTACGATGCTATGTGCCGCCGCGCGGTGTATCGTAGTCAAGGACAATTGGTCGACCTCACCATCCAGTACTTCGGCGACGATGCACTCATGGACTACATCGCCGATCG ATCACCGAACCTCAAACGCCTTAAACTTGGAACTTGCTTTTTCATATCAGGAGATTGTGCAGTTAGAATAGTTGCAAAACTTCTTCAACTGGAAGAATTGCACTTTACTATTAGGCCCGGGCTTGGTGCTGCACACATTGAACGTATTGGCAATTCTTGTCCAACGTTAAAATCATTCTCATTCAATGGATTTCAGTCCAAGCTGCAGAGATGTGAACATAATAGTATAAATGATCGACTCTTTCGGAATTTGCATGTTGGTGCAATCAGCAGAAGCATGCCTAATCTGCAACATCTTCAAGTTTTTGCACATTGGATGGGGAATAAAGGACTTGAACTCATTCTTGATGGTTGTCCACGTCTTGAATCACTTGACATCAGGCGATGTTTTGATCTGGATCTTCATGGGGATTTGGGAAAAAGATGCCgccaacaaataaaatatcttaaACTCCCTACTGACTCTGTCAGTGATGTACCGTGGCCTAATTGCGACAGTGGCGATCCGTTTAGTACTTCTGCCTTCTGCTTTGAACATTACGAGTACGACTTTTATAAAGAGTGCATACTCTACTGTCATAAACATCATATTGATCCAATGAGTATTTTACAACGACTTCATTAG
- the LOC121770658 gene encoding protein indeterminate-domain 7-like has translation MMKTSAIQEENISNLTTASTDASASSTGGEMYPPPCFPAQTTPPPPPKKKRSQPGHPDPGSEVISLSPRTLMATNRFVCEICSKGFQRDQNLQLHRRGHNLPWKLKQRSSKDVMRRKVYVCPEASCVHHDPSRALGDLTGIKKHFFRKHGEKKWKCEKCSKKYAVQSDWKAHSKTCGTREYRCDCGTLFSRRDSFITHRAFCDALAEESAKSLTTTIIPSLQNAPNSLSHHINLQQIQSQLPFPIKKEHQTFTLRPPWLPPQFQDFQENPQNHPNPNPNPNPNPNTSMGPTPFHHHHLPTPYISATALLQKATEMGSKSSGAHHAAGETPTTAGFGLKLASCDHHQFINGLAPFSNNKAASPPNSHSMLHDMMMISASGFDHQESAFEDEDLSFAGILNNNTSSSSSSKRVDESLDFDATFNQFGASNGGNHDDGMTRDFLGLRPLSQSDILSFAGLSNCITTTSCVEHQTQTQRSWQG, from the exons ATGATGAAAACCTCAGCCATCCAAGAAGAGAACATCTCCAACCTCACCACCGCCTCCACCGACGCCAGCGCCTCCTCCACCGGCGGCGAAATGTACCCTCCGCCGTGTTTCCCAGCACAAACCACCCCACCTCCGCCGCCCAAGAAAAAGAGAAGCCAGCCAGGCCATCCAG ACCCTGGTTCAGAAGTGATATCTCTCTCTCCGAGAACTCTCATGGCGACGAACAGATTCGTGTGTGAAATCTGCAGCAAAGGGTTTCAGAGGGACCAGAATCTGCAGCTGCATCGAAGAGGGCACAATCTGCCGTGGAAGCTGAAGCAGAGAAGCAGCAAAGATGTGATGAGGAGAAAGGTCTATGTCTGCCCCGAGGCAAGCTGCGTCCACCACGATCCATCGAGGGCTTTGGGAGATCTCACAGGAATCAAGAAACACTTTTTCAGAAAGCATGGTGAGAAGAAATGGAAATGTGAGAAGTGCTCAAAGAAGTATGCTGTTCAATCAGACTGGAAAGCTCACTCCAAAACATGTGGCACTAGGGAATACAGATGTGACTGTGGCACCCTTTTTTCAAG GAGAGACAGCTTCATCACACACAGAGCCTTCTGTGATGCTCTAGCAGAAGAAAGTGCCAAATCCCTCACCACCACAATCATCCCATCCCTCCAAAATGCTCCAAACTCACTCTCCCACCACATAAATCTCCAACAGATCCAATCCCAACTCCCATTCCCAATCAAGAAAGAGCACCAAACCTTCACCCTAAGGCCACCTTGGCTACCACCCCAATTCCAAGATTTTCAAGAAAACCCCCAAAATCACCCTAACCCAAACCCaaacccaaaccctaaccctaacacCAGCATGGGTCCCACCCccttccaccaccaccaccttccAACTCCATACATCTCAGCCACTGCATTGCTGCAGAAAGCAACAGAGATGGGCTCCAAAAGCAGCGGGGCCCACCACGCTGCCGGGGAAACCCCAACAACAGCTGGTTTCGGCCTAAAGCTGGCCTCATGTGACCACCACCAGTTCATCAATGGCTTGGCTCCATTCAGCAATAATAAAGCTGCTTCTCCTCCTAATTCCCATTCCATGCTCCACGATATGATGATGATCAGCGCCTCCGGATTCGACCATCAAGAATCAGCCTTTGAAGACGAAGATCTGTCTTTTGCTGGGATTTTGAACAACAACACCTCGTCATCCTCTTCGTCGAAGAGGGTCGACGAAAGTTTGGATTTTGATGCGACCTTCAATCAGTTTGGAGCCTCTAACGGCGGAAACCACGACGATGGGATGACGAGGGATTTTCTAGGGCTGAGGCCCTTGTCTCAGAGCGACATTCTAAGCTTTGCAGGTTTGAGTAATTGCATCACTACTACTTCTTGTGTGGAGCATCAAACCCAAACTCAAAGATCTTGGCAAGGTTAG